TCTCATGGTCTCTCTATGGTCTGAAACAGGCGCCTCGTGCTTGGTATCAACGCATTGCAGCACTGCTCTTGGGTTTCGCAGCACCACCTCGGACACGTCGCTATTTGCTTCATCGAGCTGATCATGTCGCCATGCTTCTCTTGTATGTTGACGATATTGTCATCACCGCCTCTCGTGCGGATCTCCTTCGTGACATCATCGGTCGTCTTGGTTCTGAGTTTCGACTGAAGGACTTGGGCGCATTGCACTTCTTCCTCGGCATTAATATGCGACTTGATTCCTCCAGATTCTTTCTTCATCAAGGACAGTATGCTCTTGATCTCCTGGATCGTGCTGGTATGACCGAATGCAAGCCTGCTGCCACTCCTGCCGAGGCCAAGCCAAAGCTTTCTTCTACTGCTGGGCAACCAGCCACTGATGCCGCTCTCTACCGCAGGGTGCTCTTCAGTACCTCACGCTCACCAGACCAGACATTCAGTTTGCGGTGCAGCCAGTTTGCTTGCATATGCACTCGCCCTGTGATGTTCACTGGTCTCTAGACAAGTGCATGCTTCGGTATATTCGTGGCACACTGACCTTCGGACTTCGTCTttgcgcctccgcctccaccgagCTGTTTGCTTACACTGATGCGGATTGGGCCGGTTGTCCTGACACTCGCCGCTCCACGTCGGGATATTGTGTCTTCTTCGATGACTCTCTCATCTCTTGGTCCTCCAAGCGGCAGCCCACCGTCTCCCGCTCGAGTGCCGAGGCCGAGTACCGTGCCGTTGCCAATGTTGTTGCCGAGATATGTGGGCTCCGTCAGCTACTTGGTGAACTTCGGGTTCCAATCCCGAAAGCTACGGTGGTTTTTTGTGATAATGTTTCGGCCACCTACCTCGCGGCCAACCCAGTGCAGCACAAGCGCACTAAGCATATGGAACTTGACGTTCACTTCGTCCGCGAGAAGGTACAGTTAGGTTAGCTTCGTGTTCTTCATGTACCAACCACCCAGTAGTTTGCCGACATTATGACCAAGGGGCTTCCAACCGCTGCATTCCAGGAGTTCCGTTCCAGACTTTGCATCGCTGACGCCGACGCTTGGACTGCGGGGGGGTGTTGAAGGTGACATATCTTTTATTGCTACTCATATCTTCTCTAGCCTTGTATAGCTGACTTCTAGAGATATGGTAGGCTTAGTTTACTTGTCATGCAAGACATCCGGTGTATATATTGTAACCTACTCCATGGAATACAATGAGTTGCATCTTACACCTTTCTACAAtgagaaacggttcaacttaacaagatgtgtgtgatatgcggcatacagttcacatggatgaactttttgcgatgagccaaaagaacacaaacgagtcgtgtaaacaagatgtgtgtgatacgtggcaaacagccgactcggatgaactatttgcgatgagaaattacaacacagacggtcaatacaGTTATTTTGTGTGCAAttttgtgtgtacaaaaaacattgaaaaatgcaaactagttgcttgcggtggctaggattatcgcacacgatgcgtctgcgagtactcgtgtgcgatgattagtatgttacacatacgtttccttatggtgacatgtgtgtgaatttgcaatat
The Aegilops tauschii subsp. strangulata cultivar AL8/78 chromosome 3, Aet v6.0, whole genome shotgun sequence genome window above contains:
- the LOC141042948 gene encoding secreted RxLR effector protein 161-like is translated as MAAGGGEQDRGRRKRNGGKQERSLEKKRKEGGDSFFIKDSMLLISWIVLGALQYLTLTRPDIQFAVQPVCLHMHSPCDVHWSLDKCMLRYIRGTLTFGLRLCASASTELFAYTDADWAGCPDTRRSTSGYCVFFDDSLISWSSKRQPTVSRSSAEAEYRAVANVVAEICGLRQLLGELRVPIPKATVVFCDNVSATYLAANPVQHKRTKHMELDVHFVREKVQLG